CGAGCACCGCTGCCGCGTCCTGGCGCCCGCACAGCGCGCGCTGCGCTTCAGCCAAACCGATCTCCGCAGCGCGCAGCGCCTTCAGCTGGATCGCGGCTTCGAGTTGGCCCGCCGAGTAGCGGCGGTAGTTCGACCACGGATCCACCTCGGCGGGCTTGAGCAGCCCCTGCTTGTCGTAGATCCGCAGCGCCTTCGCGCTCAGGCCGGTCAACTGCGCGAATTCCCCAATGCTGAGCATGGGACGAGTCTGGACCCTGCCCCGGGGGCAAGGTCCACTCCGCTACTCCGCGGGCTCGTCGTAGCGGGCGATCTCGAGCAGGTTGCCGTCCGGATCGCGCAGGTACAGCGAGGTGATCGGACCCGCCGAGCCGATGCGGCTGACCGGGCCCTCCTCGATGCGCACGTCGTTGGCGCGCAGGTGCTCCTGGACCTCGCTGAGCGCGTTGGTGGTCACGAAGCACAGGTTCGCCGAACCGGGCACCGGGTGCGTCGCGGTCGGCTCGACCAGCTCGCTGGCCGCGTGCAGCTTGATGGTCTGCCCGCCGAAGCTCACCGCCCGCCGCTCGCCGGGGAACGTCACCGGCGTCATGCCGAGGATCTGCTCGTAGAACTGCACTGCCCGATCGACATCGGCGACGGTGAGGACCAGGTGGTCCACTCTGTCGATGTTGATCATGCTCCTCCTAGAGGTCGGCGTGGAAGCGGCTCCGAGGTGCCCCCGCCGCGCCCGGTCACGCGTACGGCAGGCTAACCGCACCGATCGAACGCGGGAAACGGCGGGTGCGCCGACGGTGATGTCCGCCATTCAAGGCGACCCGCCGGGCCCGGCGCCCGGGCAACACCGACTTCGTGACTGACCCGCAACCTCCTCCGGCCGCTCCCGGCGGCGACGGCTCCGACGCGCGGTGCTGCGCGATTTCAATGGAAATCAGACGTACGATTTCCATTGAAATCGCGCAACATCCCGACACGCCGTCGGTGCGTCGGGCGCCCGGGGCAACGACGACCCACGCGATTTCCCTTGACATCGTGGTGGACCTGATTTCCCACGACATCGCGGGGTTCGGCGCCGAGTCCTCAGTGGGCGGCGGAGTCCCAGGAGCGGCCCGAGCCGACCGAGACCTCCAGCGGAACCGAGAGCTCGTAGGCCGAACCCATCTGCTCGCGCAGCAGCTTCTCCACCTCGGCCTGCTCGCCGTCGGCGACCTCGACGATCAGTTCGTCGTGCACCTGCAGCAGCATCCGCGACCGCATGTCGTTGTCCCGCAACGCTCGGTGCACGCCCAGCATCGCGACCTTGATGATGTCGGCCGCGCTGCCCTGGATCGGTGCGTTGAGCGCCATCCGCTCGGCCATCTCGCGGCGCTGCCGGTTGTCGCTGGTCAGGTCCGGCAGGTAGCGGCGGCGGCCGAGGATCGTCGAGGTGTAGCCGTCCTTGCGGGCCTGGTCGACGACCTCCCGCAGGTAGTCGCGGACCCGGCCGAAGCGGGCGAAGTAGGCGTCCATCTGCGCCTTCGCCTCCTCCGCCGAGATGCGCAGCTGCTGCGCCAGCCCGTAGGCCGACAGCCCGTAGGCCAGGCCGTAGGACATCGCCTTGACCCGGCGGCGCAGCTCCTGGTCGACCTCCTCGATCGGCACCCCGAACGCCCGCGAGGCCACGTAGTTGTGCAGGTCCTCGCCGGTGTTGAACGCCTCGATGAGCCCCTCGTCGCCGGACAGGTGCGCCATGATGCGCATCTCGATCTGGCTGTAGTCGGCGGTCATCAGCTCCGCGTAGCCGCCGCCGACCACGAACACCTCGCGGATCCGGCGGCCCTCCTCGGTGCGGATCGGGATGTTCTGCAGGTTCGGCTCGGTCGAGGACAGCCGCCCGGTGGCCGCGATGGTCTGGTTCAGCGTGGTGTGGATCCGGCCGTCGTCCGAGATGGACTTCGCCAGTCCGTCCACAGTGGTCTTCAGCCGGGTGGCGTCGCGGTGCTCCAGCAGGTGCTGCAGGAACGGGTGCTCGGTCTTCTCGAACAGCGTCTGCAGCGCCTCGGCATCGGTGGTGTAGCCGGTCTTGGTGCGCTTGGTCTTCGGCATGTCCAGCTCGTCGAAGAGCACCACCTGCAGCTGCTTCGGCGACCCGAGGTTGATCTCCTTGCCGATCACGCCGTAGGCGTCCTGCGCGGCCTGCTTGACGCGCGCGGCGAAGCGCGCCCCCAGCTCGGCGAGCTGGTCGGCGTCGACGGCGATGCCCGCGCCCTCCAGCTCGCTGAGCACCACCAGCAGCGGCAGCTCCAGGTCGGTGAGCAGGCCGCGGCTGTCGATGCGGTCCAGCTCGGTGTCGAGCGCGTCGGCCAGCTCGGCCACCGCGCGCGCCCTGACCAGCTCGGCCGAGGCCGCCTTCTCCCTGGTCTCCGACTCGTCCTCCAGCAGCGACAGCTGGCCGTCCTCCTCGCCGGTCTCGGCGCGCAGCTCCCGCTGCAGGTAGCGGACCACCAGGTCGGGCAGCTCGAAGGAGCGCTGACCCGGCCGCACCAGGTAGGCGGCGAGCGCGGTGTCGCTGGTCAGCCCGGCCAGCTGCCAGCCCCGGTCGCGGATGGCGTGCAGTGGGCCCTTGACGTCGTGCGCGGCCTTGGTGGTCGCCGGGTCGGCCAGCCACGCCGCCAGCGCCTGCTCGTCCTCGGTGGTCAGGGTGCTGACGTCGACGAACGCGGCCGCGCCCGCCGCGGTGGCCAGCGCCAGACCGGTCAGGTCACCGCGGCCCCGCGCCCACTGCCCGGTGAACGCCAGGCCGACGCGGTCGCCGTTGCGGGCGTGCTCGGCCAGCCAGGCAGCCAGCTGCCCGGGCTGCACGACACCGCCGGAGATGTCGAAGCCCTCCTCGACCTCCGGTTCGGCGCTGGAGAGCGTCGCGAACAGCCGGTCCCGCAGCACGCGGAACTCCAGGTCGTCGAACAGCTGGTGCACGGCGTCGCGGTCCCAGGCGCGCACCGCGAGCTCCGGCGGGCCCATCTCCAGCTCCACATCGCGCACCAGCTCGGTCAGCTGCCGGTTGAGCAGCACCGACGACAGGTGGTCGCGCAGCGCCTGGCCCGCCTTGCCCTTGACCTCGTCGGCCCGGTCCACCAGCTCGGCCAGCGAGCCGAACTGCTGGATCCACTTGGTGACCGTCTTCTCCCCCACGCCGGGGATCTTCGGCAGGTTGTCCGACGGGTCGCCGCGCAGCGCGGCGAAGTCCGGGTACTGCTGCGGGCTCAGGCCGTACTTGTCCTCCACCGCCTGCGGGGTGAAGCGGGTCAGCTCGGAGACGCCCTTCGTCGGGTAGAGCACGGTGACGTCGTCGGTGACCAGCTGCAGCGCGTCGCGGTCGCCGGTGCAGATCGCGACCTTGAAGCCCTCTCCGGTGGCCTGGGTGGTCAGCGTCGCGATGACGTCGTCGGCCTCGTAGTTGTCCTTGCTCAGCACCGGGATGTTCAGCGCTCCGAGGACGTCCTGGATCAGGCTGACCTGGCCGCGGAACTCGTCGGGCGAGCTGCTGCGGTTCGCCTTGTAGTCGGCGAAGGCCTCGGAGCGGAAGGTCTTGCGCGAGACGTCGAAGGCCACCGCCAGGTGCGTGGGCTGCTCGTCGCGCAGCAGGTTGATCAGCATCGAGGTGAAGCCGTAGACCGCGTTGGTGTGCTGCCCGGTGCCGGTCTGGAAGTTCTCCTTCGGCAGGGCGTAGAAAGCGCGGTAGGCCATCGAGTGGCCGTCGATGAGCAGCAGGCGTCGGTCCTCGGAATGCGTCACGGCGGCGAGTCTAGGCTCAAGCCCCGACAGCGCGTGACCGGAGGCGACGGGAGGCACCAGAGGTGGCGGATATGACCAGTGGTGAGGCGATGACCAGCGAAAACGGCCTGTCGATCGAGATGCTGTCGGCCGCCGAGGAGCAGCTGGCCGACAAGCTGGGCATCGAGTACGAGACGCTGACACCCGATCGAGTGGTCGCCACCATGCCGGTCGCGGGCAACCGCCAGCCCTACGGCCTGCTGCACGGCGGCGCGAACGCGGCGCTGGCCGAGACGCTGGGCTCCATCGCCGCCGCGCTCAACGCGGGCGAGGGCCGCATCGCGGTCGGCCTGGAGCTGTCGTGCACCCACCACCGCGCGGCCACCGCGGGCAAGGTCACCGGGGTCGCGACGCCGGTGCACCGGGGCCGCTCCACGGCGACCTACGAGATCGTGATCACCGACGAGCAGGACCGCCGGACCTGCACCGCGCGCCTGACCTGCGTGCTCCGCGACCAGCCCCCGGGCCGGTGACGCGACGGAGCCCGTGAGCGCGGCGGCTCACGGGCTCCGGTTCACGTCCTCAGGAGAGGTTCTCCAGCACCGCTTCGGCGACAGCCTTCATCGTCGTGCGGCGGTCCATGGCGGTGCGCTGCAGCCAGCGGAACGACTCGGGCTCGGAGAGGCTGTGCTTGCTCATCAGCAGGCCCTTGGCACGCTCGATCGTCTTGCGCGCTTCGAGCCGCTCGGTGAGGTCGGCGACCTCGGACTCCAGCGCCTGCACCTCGGTGAACCGGGACACCGCCAGCTCGATGGCCGGCACCAGGTCGCGCTTGGCGAACGGCTTGACCAGGTAGGCCATCGCCCCCGCGTCGCGCGCCCGCTCCACCAGGTCGCGCTGGCTGAAGGCGGTCAGGATGACCACCGGCGCGATCCGCTCACCGGCGATGTTCGAGGCCGCCTCGATGCCGTCCATCTTCGGCATCTTCACGTCCAGGATCACCAGATCGGGGCGCAGCTCCTCGGCGAGGCGAACGGCTTCCTGCCCGTCCCCGGCCTCACCGACGACCTGGTAGCCCTCCTCCCGGAGCATCTCCACCAGGTCGAGCCTGATCAACGCCTCGTCCTCGGCCACGAGTACGCGACGTTCGACGGGCTTGGCCTCGCGTGTGTCCTCGGTAGCCGGCGTCGTCACCGGGGTCCTCCATAGAGCTCGGGTTTCCAGTGCGATCTGCACCGGAAACCGCAGAATACCGGTCCCGACTTGACGTCG
This portion of the Saccharopolyspora antimicrobica genome encodes:
- the polA gene encoding DNA polymerase I, giving the protein MTHSEDRRLLLIDGHSMAYRAFYALPKENFQTGTGQHTNAVYGFTSMLINLLRDEQPTHLAVAFDVSRKTFRSEAFADYKANRSSSPDEFRGQVSLIQDVLGALNIPVLSKDNYEADDVIATLTTQATGEGFKVAICTGDRDALQLVTDDVTVLYPTKGVSELTRFTPQAVEDKYGLSPQQYPDFAALRGDPSDNLPKIPGVGEKTVTKWIQQFGSLAELVDRADEVKGKAGQALRDHLSSVLLNRQLTELVRDVELEMGPPELAVRAWDRDAVHQLFDDLEFRVLRDRLFATLSSAEPEVEEGFDISGGVVQPGQLAAWLAEHARNGDRVGLAFTGQWARGRGDLTGLALATAAGAAAFVDVSTLTTEDEQALAAWLADPATTKAAHDVKGPLHAIRDRGWQLAGLTSDTALAAYLVRPGQRSFELPDLVVRYLQRELRAETGEEDGQLSLLEDESETREKAASAELVRARAVAELADALDTELDRIDSRGLLTDLELPLLVVLSELEGAGIAVDADQLAELGARFAARVKQAAQDAYGVIGKEINLGSPKQLQVVLFDELDMPKTKRTKTGYTTDAEALQTLFEKTEHPFLQHLLEHRDATRLKTTVDGLAKSISDDGRIHTTLNQTIAATGRLSSTEPNLQNIPIRTEEGRRIREVFVVGGGYAELMTADYSQIEMRIMAHLSGDEGLIEAFNTGEDLHNYVASRAFGVPIEEVDQELRRRVKAMSYGLAYGLSAYGLAQQLRISAEEAKAQMDAYFARFGRVRDYLREVVDQARKDGYTSTILGRRRYLPDLTSDNRQRREMAERMALNAPIQGSAADIIKVAMLGVHRALRDNDMRSRMLLQVHDELIVEVADGEQAEVEKLLREQMGSAYELSVPLEVSVGSGRSWDSAAH
- a CDS encoding hotdog fold thioesterase, producing MTSGEAMTSENGLSIEMLSAAEEQLADKLGIEYETLTPDRVVATMPVAGNRQPYGLLHGGANAALAETLGSIAAALNAGEGRIAVGLELSCTHHRAATAGKVTGVATPVHRGRSTATYEIVITDEQDRRTCTARLTCVLRDQPPGR
- a CDS encoding VOC family protein translates to MINIDRVDHLVLTVADVDRAVQFYEQILGMTPVTFPGERRAVSFGGQTIKLHAASELVEPTATHPVPGSANLCFVTTNALSEVQEHLRANDVRIEEGPVSRIGSAGPITSLYLRDPDGNLLEIARYDEPAE
- a CDS encoding ANTAR domain-containing response regulator is translated as MTTPATEDTREAKPVERRVLVAEDEALIRLDLVEMLREEGYQVVGEAGDGQEAVRLAEELRPDLVILDVKMPKMDGIEAASNIAGERIAPVVILTAFSQRDLVERARDAGAMAYLVKPFAKRDLVPAIELAVSRFTEVQALESEVADLTERLEARKTIERAKGLLMSKHSLSEPESFRWLQRTAMDRRTTMKAVAEAVLENLS